Sequence from the Pedobacter sp. D749 genome:
CGTGGGGCGTGGGGCGTAAATTAATCGATTCCGCACTTCCGGCTTCGGAATTCGGAATTCTTAAAGCATAGCGGTCTGCCAAAGCTTTAGCTACGGGTGCTTCAAATTCAGGATCTTCGGTCAGGGAAACACGAATGGTATCGCCCAGTCCGTCTTCTAATAAAGTACCGATACCAACGGCTGATTTAATGCGACCATCTTCGCCGTCACCAGCTTCAGTAACGCCTAAATGCAAAGGATAATTCATCCCTTCATTAGCCATGGTTTCTACCAATAAACGGTATGCCTGCACCATCACCTGAGTATTGCTGGCTTTCATCGATATCACCAGGTTATAATAATTCTGGTCTTCGCACATGCGGATAAATTCCATTGCCGATTCTACCATTCCTCTCGGGGTATCGCCGTAATGGCTCATAATCCTGTCAGATAGTGAACCATGATTGGTACCGATGCGCATGGCTGTACCATACTCTTTACAGATTTTAACTAAAGGGATAAATTTTTTATAAATCCTGGCCAGCTCTGCATTATAAGCATCCTGTGTGTATTCTAAATTCTCAAATTTCTTTTTATCGGCGTAGTTACCTGGGTTAACACGTACCTTTTCTACAATTCGGGCGGCCATTTCGGCAGCATTAGGCGTAAAATGGATATCAGCAATTAGCGGAACATTATATCCGCGGAAACGCAGTTCTTTTTTAATATTGGCCAGATTTTCGGCTTCTTTAATGCTCGGAGCAGTAATACGCACATATTCGCAACCCGATTCTACTATACGGATCGTCTGTTCTACCGTACCCAAAGTATCCATGGTATCGGTGGTTGTCATCGATTGAATACGGATTGGATTATGTCCACCCAATGCAATATCACCAATATTCACCTCGCGGGTTAAATACCTTGAATAAGCCGTTAAACTGTTGCAATATCCGCCAGCCAGATCATGTTTTGCCAATATATTTTCCATCTGTTTGCAAAGATAAGGATTGTTGGAATGTTTTAATGTTGGAATGTTGTAATTAAATCAGTTGATTTATAAAGGAATAATTTGATTTTTTTTTGGAAACGGAAGGGCAGGAGTGCCTAGGAAATGCAGTCCCGCTTTACGCTTTACTCCGTTGCACTTCGTGTTCGCTTCAATCGGGTTTATTTTTTAACGGTGGGTGGGTTTGGCATCATTGCACTGGCCTAAGTTTATTAAACGGGATGGAAGCGGCATACTCCGATTTTACATCGGAGATATAGCGTACAGCCCGACTAACCATTACAGATGTACTGTCCCTGCTTTTCTAACTTATATTAACCTGTCTTTTATGACCAAAGTATTGGCAGCAATATCATGCCAGCATTGGTTTTTCTTATTAAGAAAACTATATAAATAGCCAAAGAAAACAGGAATTACAGATAAAATTTTAGAGAAGTTTCTAACCAGCGAAATACCAAAAGAAACCTGGCTGCCTTCTAAATCGGTTACTTTAATATTGAGGAGTTTTTTACCAATAGTAGCCTGACTGGCTGATGCCTCTGCAATACTGCCATAAATGAGTTTAATAATAAATATGGATGGGAATGGGATCAGAAAAGCCATAATCCGCTGATCTTTGCCTTCAATAAAAATATAACTCGTTAAAATAATGATGCTATATATACCGAAAATAATAAAATGATCAATTACTGATGCCAATAATCTTTGATCAAAAGCGGCAAAATATTGAGGTGCAGTTTTTTGATAGCTAAAACCCAAAAGCTCACGCAATTCGGGAATTGCATGAGCTTCTTTATAATCGTCCATTCCGGGCTTACGTATAAAAGTATTCGCTGTGATGTTTAAATCTTTCAGTTCGTTTAAACTATACGGCCCTTGTGGCTTACCATTAATTACAACTATATATAATTTTTCTTTATCAGGATTCATTGGATTATAAGATTTCAAGATCAGCGTTTTATAAAAGTTAGACCGACTAAAGCCTTACACCCTCCACCTTAAAACCTTCTGCCTTTATATCAGGATTCATTAGATTGGATCAGAGTTGTTTGGATTTTAGGATTGCAGAATCAAAGCTTTATTAAGACTCAGTTAGCGAAGTCTAAGCCTTACGCCCTCCACCTTAAAACCTTCTACCTTTCTAATATCTGCTTACCTCAAAGTTACTCAATCCGCCATCTAAATTAATAAAGATTTTTTTAGCGGAAGTTTTATAATTAGAAGTCTCGTAAACTCCATCGCTCAATTTCTCAAATCCGTCGAAATCTTTAGCTGATAAACCTGTTTTAGTTCTAATCCTGCAGCCTGAGTTAGTAGGAACTTTGATTTTAACATCAGCTACACCCGATTTTACGATTACATCGGTTATTGGCAATAAATCTCCGAATTTAATATCCAAAGCTGCAGCTCCACCATCAAATCGGAAAGTACGTACTTTGTAATTGGCAAAGTCAAAGTTTGCTTCGCCAGCACCCAGTTTCATCAATATATCCCAGTTGGCTTCTTTATTTAATTTGAAGTCAACATCGTTACCACCATCACCAAAATTCCATTTATTCTTTTTATCGTCCATTTGGAAAGTAAGAACGGTAGCACTATCGGTAAGGACTTTCTTTAAAGAAAAGTTGCCATGTTTTTTCTTTACGTCTGCCTTGATCAACTCAGCTGTCTCACCATCAAGATTAAAAGAGATGCCACCTCCGGAAATATTTAATACCGTTTTTTTTGCATTATCTGCAGCTAAAAATGGTTCAGACAAACTTAAGTGATTATATGATGTGTCGTTATCATGATCATCGTCGTCGTTATCGTTGTCGTCATTATTGTGTTCAATATTAATGTCGACATCTTTTTTAAATTGACGGCCCCACCAACTTCCACCTTCGGGAACCTGTTGACCTTTATAAAAAAGGAACGAAAGGGCTACCACTAAAACACCAATAGAAATGATGCTGCCAGTTTGCGAATTGTTTTTATTAAACAGGATATTTAAGCCTGCTATAATTAAGAATACCGGCCAAAAGCTCCATACGTTGCGCCAATAAAAAGTGATTACGCCAAAGTTTTCGAGTAGAAGTACACCGCCAATAAAAAGCAGGATAATACCCCATATTAATCTATCTAATTTCATTTTAATTATACTTGAGGGTTAGCGGATGTTGAATTATCATCTTTGTTAACTGGTGTTGCAGGTTCATTTTCTGCAATGGTTTCAGAAAAATCAGCTGCCTTTTGTTGCTCAGCTTCCTGTTGGTGCTGAAAAGCTGCCCAATCGTTCTTTCTTTTTGATTTGGCTATAATACTTATGCCTAAAGCAATAAATATTAACGGCCACATGTACCTGAATAAGTTGCGGATACTAAACCAATCAGGGATGAAATCCATTTCTCGCATCAGGAAAAAACATCCTACTACAAGCAACACCAATCCGCCTATCGTACGACCAGTATCATTAGATTTATTGAATTTGTCGAAATTTGGTTGTGTTTCGAAAGGTGTTTTCTGTGTACCATCTACAGGTTGTGTCCAATTCTGATTCCCCTGATTAGCAGGTCCGGCAAAGGGATCGGCAGTTCCAAATGGTTGTGGATTTGGGTTTTTATTACCAAAGTAATCATTAAATTTCGAGAATCTTGCCGCCGGGTCGTTATTAACCGGAACAATAATCCACATTATAATATAGGCAACCAAGCCACCCCCAGCCATAAATATAGCCGATAATGCAAACAATAACCTAATTATGGTAACCTCCACCTGCATGTAATCTGCAAGTCCCGAAGCTACACCGGCAATCATCTTATCGTGTTCGTTTCTAAAAAGCTTCTTTTCC
This genomic interval carries:
- a CDS encoding LiaI-LiaF-like domain-containing protein, whose amino-acid sequence is MKLDRLIWGIILLFIGGVLLLENFGVITFYWRNVWSFWPVFLIIAGLNILFNKNNSQTGSIISIGVLVVALSFLFYKGQQVPEGGSWWGRQFKKDVDINIEHNNDDNDNDDDDHDNDTSYNHLSLSEPFLAADNAKKTVLNISGGGISFNLDGETAELIKADVKKKHGNFSLKKVLTDSATVLTFQMDDKKNKWNFGDGGNDVDFKLNKEANWDILMKLGAGEANFDFANYKVRTFRFDGGAAALDIKFGDLLPITDVIVKSGVADVKIKVPTNSGCRIRTKTGLSAKDFDGFEKLSDGVYETSNYKTSAKKIFINLDGGLSNFEVSRY
- a CDS encoding RDD family protein, with amino-acid sequence MKSYNPMNPDKEKLYIVVINGKPQGPYSLNELKDLNITANTFIRKPGMDDYKEAHAIPELRELLGFSYQKTAPQYFAAFDQRLLASVIDHFIIFGIYSIIILTSYIFIEGKDQRIMAFLIPFPSIFIIKLIYGSIAEASASQATIGKKLLNIKVTDLEGSQVSFGISLVRNFSKILSVIPVFFGYLYSFLNKKNQCWHDIAANTLVIKDRLI
- a CDS encoding PspC domain-containing protein, which gives rise to MEKKLFRNEHDKMIAGVASGLADYMQVEVTIIRLLFALSAIFMAGGGLVAYIIMWIIVPVNNDPAARFSKFNDYFGNKNPNPQPFGTADPFAGPANQGNQNWTQPVDGTQKTPFETQPNFDKFNKSNDTGRTIGGLVLLVVGCFFLMREMDFIPDWFSIRNLFRYMWPLIFIALGISIIAKSKRKNDWAAFQHQQEAEQQKAADFSETIAENEPATPVNKDDNSTSANPQV